The genomic region CCGTCacgaccgttagaatctcaagatcatttttatgatatgcaatgaataaattaatacatgtaatgcaatcatgaatttcGGGTACGTGAATGGTCCttctagtcatcttccttgattaaatcatgggtgcaaaatcgagtgtctataaaatgcccctcattgacagagcttggaaagtgaatgtcaatgtaaaacaaagacactgattttagcggccatgatttaattgaggttgaatttttcaaagattacctaaCCCTCGAACCTAAAATCTTGGAACATAGAACTAGTGCCTTATCGTTCgttgaaattaaaaactgtGAATACTTGGCCTACTTGATAACTGATAAATTTGAAATGAGGTGACTGAGAAGCTTCTCTATCTCAGTTTGAATATGGAGGGATGATcaaggggcttttctacctcgatCTGAATGGAAGTTATCCTAGGGACTTCTCTACCTCGGAACTTGGGCTGTggcgaccaaggggcttctctatcttgatcttgatgaaaggtaaccaaagggcttctctacctcggaaCTGGAGCTGTggcaaccaaggggcttctctacctcaatcttgatgaaaggtaaccaaggggcttctctaccttggaaCCAGAGCTGTGACGACCAATGGATTTCTCTACCTTGGAACCAAACTGTtgaaatgttgatcaaaggCCTTCTCTACTTTGActtgatgaaaggtaaccaaggggaTTCTCTACCTTGGAACCGGAGCTGTGATGACCctaggggcttctctaccttgatcttgatgaaaggtaactAATGGGCTTCTTTACCTCAGAACCGAACTGTTGAAATGTTGATCAAAGAGTTTCTCTACTTTGACCTAATGAAAGGTAactaaggggcttctctacctcgatcttgatgaaatATCGATCAAAGGGTTTCTCTACTTTGATCCAAACTGTAggaatgtcgatcaaagggcttctctactttgatctgaACTGTAggaatgtcgatcaaagggcttctccACTTTGACCTTACTGTTGCctgcaaaaagtcaaaatttaggATTAGACTTTAAATGATGAGTGCTTTGTGGTCCCACTATTTTCGAGATGTGTGATCTCCATTTGTTCCTTCTTGATTTGaattttctcattcattttttttagccAGAAAACTTTAATggatttttgttgttctttgaaagagattttatctttgaagtttgaaatttgGAATGGATCTTGAAATTCAAGAttgaaaatttgggatttgaagtttgaaacttaaaattttgaaattaaaaattttggggtttgaaattttggaatttgaaaatattggaattgaaaattttgggatttgaatttggatcttgaaacttgaaacttgaaattggaaactggaaattttaaaatttgaaacttgaaatttgaaatttgaaattggaaattttgaaaatttgggacttgaaaatttgaaatttgaaattttgggaatttgaatttggATCTTGAAACTTTTGTCCTTAATCTGCTCcaagaattttcttttaaaattacaacaacaaaaaaatctttgaaactgatatgatctttttttttttattttaggagttGACTGAGTCAACTTAGTCAAACCTGAGTTGACTCGACAACTTAGGACATCAAAAGAGGGGGAGGGCGAATTTTGGCCCCCATTGCTTttgtcttctctctctttttcttttgcttttctctCTACCTTCAAATTTCTTCCACCATTGCTACtattcatctttttctttcacttgaattttcttcttcactccACCATTTCTTCTCTAGAAAAACACTTTTCTAAACTTTTCAACTTCCCTTCACTCATTcttctcaatattttttcaaatcctTGTGTTTTTGGCCATTTTTGCTACATACCCATTTTGTGAAACCCATTTCCAAACTTCTCTTTTCTTTGCACAACAATATCATCCTCTTCCAAAGGACCttctttccttacttttcatggGAAAAAGTACCATCCATCACTTGAATGGAATGATGAAGAGGGGCTCCTTCAAGATCCCAAGACCCATGCTCCACATTCCCACATGGACTTcaaggtgagttttttttttttacttcattgGGAAATTTGTTGTTTTCATGCTTCATTGAGAGTTTGATGTTGAGACATTGTCATTTTATTGTGTGCTTTTGTTGAAATTGGGGGCATTGTACGATTGACCATGTTGTAATCTTGGCTTTGGGGACATTTTGaattgttgtgtgtgtgtgtgtgtgtgtttctttttGACATGGTGCAATCTTGAACAATGTTGGTGGCTCATGGAATTTTGGCAATGTTGGCAATATGTGATGTTATTGAAAGAATTTTGGCTTGGATTTGGGGAGCATTgaagttgtgaaaaatttgttgtgtgggcttggttgaataaattcatgATGCATGTGGGAAATTTTGTTAGCAtgtgtaaattttatttcatgaaCATGGAAAAAGTTTGTGTGTATGAGTATGGAAGAATTTTGTGGCGGCATTTTTTGCATTGGTCATGAAAATTTGGTTACGGCAAGCTTTTGTTGAGCATGAGATTTTGGTTATGGAAATATCTTTATTGGGTATGTGATGTTgggtcataaaaaaaaatttgtagttgtGATTTTGGTCATAGGAAatttttgtggttgtgattTTAGTTATAGGAAatttttgtggttgtgattTTGGTTTATGTGAATATTTTGGGACATGTGATTTTGGTCATGTTGAACTTTTTGTTggcatgagatttttgttgggCATGGGATTTTTTGTTGGGcatgtgtaaattttttgttggcATGGGATGATGGGTCAAACTTTGTTTTGCAGAATCTCAAAAGCCGAGGTAGCCTTCAAATACTAAAAGGCACATGGGAAATACTGTCTCTAGATATCAGGAACATTATTAATGATGCGGGCTTCGAAACTTTTTTCGAGGCTTTATTGAATCAGGAAACTCATGAGTATAAGGATCTCCAATTGCTCCTTGCTTTGTGAGAACAATTTTGGGACACTACTTGTACTTTCCGTTTTCTAGGCATTGGCGAAGTGATGTTGACACCTTACGTATTTTCTGTCATCATCGGCCTGAGATTGGGTGGTGAAAGAATCAAGATCAATAATTCCCTTACTCCAAAGGAAATTAAAAGACTTTTAGGCGTAGTGCCTTTGAAATTGAAGAGTAAAAATGTCTCTCTGATGTGGCTTTATGAAAATATGGAGAGTAGTAAAACTGTGGCCATGGGTACACGTATGTTCATGCTCCTCTTCATTGGGATTTTCTTGTGTCCAGACTCGGGCGGTACTGTGAGTTTGCGCTACCTGTGGAGTTTGAGAGATATTGACCAATCAAGAATTATGATTGAGGTGGCATGGCCTACGCGACCCTTTTGCACTTCATGAACCAGCTTTCTCGGCGTAGCCTCTCAAGCTTAGGTGGTGCTCCATTTGTTTGGCAGGTGAGGtttggatgtgaattttttcaGGTTTGGATGTATGAATATTTTAGGGTCGGTCCTTAAGCTTCGTGCCTACATGGCAATATGAAGTGATGAATCCTGATGGATCGTACAGCTTCGTGCCTTTAGACAGGCCAGAGTACACCTCGAATGTCCCTTTGCCCGATTCAGtgtgttcttgaatttttagTTCTTTCTCCTTATTTCTTCTTGGCTCATTGAATTGCTCATGATCTGGTAGATTTGTGCTTCAGGTCGATATTGATCTTGTGGAAGAAAGCATGCAGATGATTGGAAGCTTGCAATTGGTAGCACGAACTCAATCTTCTCAATATGTGATCAACGAAGCGAGCAAGGTATAAGATGATGCTTTCTGAGTGTCCTTGCTTGGACTTTTCTGATAATCGATCTATCACTTGACTTTGGTGACTTTTCAGGTGACTCAAATGGCAATGGCTGATTCCACCAGAAGATCTTTGGAGGAAAGGATTAGAAATCTTGAACTTGAGAACCAACAGCAAGAATCTTGATTCTATGGAAGTCAAGAAGGAAACACTGAAGGCAACTCTTCTAAAGGTGGATCGAGGAGGTCTTCGCGCAGGCGGATCCAAAGTCCCAATGATGCctaatttgtgtttttaactTTTCCTGCAAAAACGAGAAGTGTTTCttagacaaatttttattaattttaacctTTAGCTCTTTTTCCTTTGAATTGCTTTTGATCTTTTTTTGGAACTTTAAATGAGACAATTTTAGAGTTCATCTGATGAAATCTTGTAATACCAACTTAACCTTATCTTGAGTTAGGCATGTCTGAATGCCCcagtttaaccaaaaaaatcttttcGAGTGGTTAACAGGGTAAAAAATGGACCTAAAAAGTGCCTGAAAATGCAAAACAACACAAATGAGCATCAGTGGAGCTAAGTGTCGTTCAGCACATTTAGAGTGCCAAATGGCACTATATCACACCACCGGGATCCTATGAAACTTTTAGAGGGAATTAAGGCTTTGAGGAATGTCAAAATCAAGTGAGACTTCCTTCGTGAGACTGTGAAATTCTAGGATCATGAAGATCATGTGTTCCAGTTTAAGACTGCTGAACTCTGCCCAACATTGAAGAATTTTCCGCTATCTGGGCTATGATCCAAGCAAGAAATTCGTAGCAGTTTCCTGTGATCCCAGGCATAGGGAATCTTTGTCTAATGCTCTAGGTCTTCCTACTTCCATTACTAGTAGCATGGTTGAAGGACATATGGTGAATATTCATATGCTTCTTTCCAGATTGATCAATAAACGCTCTTACAAAGTGGTTGACAACATGTAGAAGAATTTTGGCTTAGCTCTCTGCTTTGTGGGAAAATTCTTACTTTGCTCTAGAAGGCCTGGCTTTGTGGATACTCAAGCCATAAGTGTTGTAATTCAAATTAAGGATGGTGATAATCTTGTTTCTCTGATCTTGGCAGAAACTCTTCTAGGACTGGACTCTGTATTTCATGGTGGAGAGTCTCAAAACTTTCTTGGGATTCTCTTAACTTTGCAAATATGGCTGATGGAACTACTGGTTATGATTGCCAGGCCTACAGCTGGTAATCATGGTCCTAGCAGTTTTCTTAGTAGGACTGTCATCAAAATTGAGTGCCAAATTAAGAGTGACTGGGTGAAATTTTTGAACAAGAAGTCCAATGCCTCAATTCGATGGAATTGCTATTGGTGGAAGTGTCCACCTCCTCTACTACGGTCTCCAAGTTCTGATCACATCTTCATAGTTGGATTAAGGAGGGCAACTTTTTATAAGGCGGATAGACTCTTGAGGCAATTCCAATATGAGCAAGGAATGCCCggtggaaaaggaaaaaaacctTTCACTCCTGTGGACACAAATCCTACTTCTATAAGGAACATGTTGTTGGGCTTGGAGATGGCTGACCAAGTGGATCAGTCTTTTGTCAAGGTTCACTTTCACAAGATGACTACAATATACTCTAACTGGCTAGTGAACAAGATTGTGACAAAGAGGCTAACATGATTGCTATGAGAAAACAATTCCTCAGAGACAACCGAGAAAGACACGAGACTGACAATTATGAATCTAAAAGGAGGGACTCAGATGACAAAGTATTCAACATAGATGAAAGCAATAGTCAACCCAAAGAGAAAAGACTAAAGAAAAaatgatcattttatttttggctttgaacatgtttattttaaaagttgatGTGAAATTCTCATgtttaggaattatttaggaCTTGCAGGTTAAGGTAACTATTTAAGGTTCatgtttttggggttttttttatttttttatttagggtttggttttttggattttgtgtaATGACATAGTTTAATGGAATGGTTGaattttggaacaaaaattgCTTAATAGGCCAATGGTGGGTTTGGGAAAGTTGTGATTGGACCAATGCATGGTTGCCTGGTAGAAGGATTAGGTCATCATGTAGTTCATTTttatttgccttaatttttgccttggccgcccttttgggttttcaacctaacagactctctcacactctttttttttactctcttgtTGCGTAGATTGCCCTTTCGAGTTTTCAACCTAccccctctctttttttcttttctttttttcttttttaaaacaaaCCTATGAATGGAGGTAGCATAATTTACAACCACTCCAAATGTGGTATTTTGAGACTACCACCTCAGACGTGGTACTTCTTCAATTGATCCATGTTGGTTGGCTTGGTGAAAGGATTTGCATCTAAATCCATCAACCTTACTGCTCCTCCAGAGTATATCTGCTTGATAATGTATGGGCCTGCCCAATTTTGCTTGAATTTCCCATTTGCATCTTGGTTCGAGGCTCGGATCTCTTTTAGCACTAAATCTCCCATCTTCAAATCTCTGGTTCTCACTTTTTTGTTAAAAGCTTTCCTGAGCCTCCTTTGATAGCCCTGAATGTGATACAGGGCCTTGAGTCTTTTCTCATCTAGTATGCATAACTGGTCATATATGCTTTGCAACCAGTCTACTTCAGGGATTTCACTCTCTAACACTGTTCTCAATGAATGAACACCCATTTCAATGGGGAGGACTACTTTCATCTCATACACCAATGAATAAGGAATGGCTCCTGTGGAAGATTGAATTGATGTTCCATACCCCTAATGTGCATAGCGTAACTGTAGGTGCCAGTCCTTGTAGTTTTTTGTGCTCTTCTCCAAGATTCGCCCTATATTTTTGTTTGCAGCCTCAACTGATCCATTAGTCTGAGGATGGTAAGGTGAAGACTTGTGGTGCTGAATGTTGAACTGTCGTAGCAGCTTCTCTATTTCTCCTTTGAaatgtgttaggacatatgtgaatgatgttaggaatatatgtcaattagaattggctaatcctttgacaaaacgcactttacttgtaattgggtagatctaggatgtgtttaatacttcaaggaacaagagttcaagtccaagtattgaagccatgaaaatctgtccaagaaacaagtgaagaagtgctggattttaaaactcgatagctAGCACCTATCGAGGTTAAAAGGCTGCTTTAGCCCGATGCTCAACAGCCCTATCTATCAAGacttatgaaaatcagttttcagatttgatttcacTCTAATCtgtgtgtacatgtttaggctttcttttctcacaaccctaaacatatataaggattattttaagggccatcaaaggATTATTTTGTTCATGTAAATTGTGACCGAGACAGaatttgtcctagttcatctttctcttgaagaagctactgcgtttgtacgacgttggattttgtgaccaaggagcttcgcgatcttcatcgtgttgatgaactgaagaactt from Castanea sativa cultivar Marrone di Chiusa Pesio chromosome 11, ASM4071231v1 harbors:
- the LOC142616611 gene encoding uncharacterized protein LOC142616611; translation: MGVHSLRTVLESEIPEVDWLQSIYDQLCILDEKRLKALYHIQGYQRRLRKAFNKKVRTRDLKMGDLVLKEIRASNQDANGKFKQNWAGPYIIKQIYSGGAVRLMDLDANPFTKPTNMDQLKKYHV